A portion of the SAR324 cluster bacterium genome contains these proteins:
- a CDS encoding branched-chain amino acid ABC transporter permease has protein sequence MPHLFHKSMLLQTLLGGLVQGCIYSLIALGFVLIYRATRQINFAQGDLLMLGAYLGMQLQLWGVPWSGALLLSLLLLFLCGSLLQLGLLSPLPRENPISVILLTLGLGFVLRSLATMIWGPAPLSFPNPYEQQLFTWRVLMISGAQLSVLMGSLIAWLAVWWLFYHSRIGLGLRALAQDYWMAQASGVSRKSMEALVWGLSATLAALGGILLAPLSLVHPELGWLSIKAFAAAVLFGFGNVAGAVFGGLLLGITEQLSAAWFPDVSRDLVSYLILLLWLWLRGSNKIGSAAIVFSGKS, from the coding sequence TTGCCACATCTATTCCATAAGTCCATGCTACTTCAGACGCTATTAGGAGGATTAGTCCAAGGCTGTATCTACAGTCTAATTGCCTTGGGTTTTGTCCTAATTTATCGTGCAACTCGACAAATCAACTTCGCCCAGGGGGATCTGCTCATGCTGGGTGCTTACCTTGGTATGCAACTCCAACTATGGGGAGTTCCTTGGTCAGGTGCTTTACTGCTCAGCCTGCTGCTACTATTTCTGTGTGGTTCACTGCTACAGTTAGGACTACTGTCCCCTTTGCCAAGAGAGAACCCGATCTCTGTAATTCTACTGACGTTGGGATTGGGCTTTGTTCTGCGCTCTCTTGCAACCATGATCTGGGGCCCTGCGCCGCTTTCCTTTCCAAATCCTTATGAACAACAGTTGTTTACGTGGCGAGTTTTGATGATCAGTGGTGCTCAGCTTAGCGTGTTGATGGGCAGCCTGATCGCCTGGTTGGCCGTTTGGTGGCTATTCTATCATAGCAGGATAGGATTAGGTCTGCGAGCTCTTGCACAAGATTACTGGATGGCACAGGCTTCTGGGGTGTCACGCAAAAGTATGGAAGCCTTGGTTTGGGGGCTGAGCGCAACCCTCGCAGCATTAGGAGGGATACTGCTGGCTCCACTTTCATTGGTTCATCCTGAGTTGGGCTGGCTGAGTATTAAGGCCTTTGCTGCTGCTGTTTTGTTCGGCTTTGGGAATGTCGCAGGTGCTGTTTTTGGTGGCTTACTGCTTGGAATCACAGAACAACTTTCTGCAGCTTGGTTTCCAGATGTCTCAAGAGATCTGGTCAGTTACTTAATTTTACTGCTCTGGTTATGGTTAAGAGGTTCTAACAAAATCGGTTCAGCAGCGATTGTGTTCTCAGGAAAATCGTGA